Proteins encoded within one genomic window of Cellulomonas xiejunii:
- a CDS encoding MFS transporter has product MTPTTPEHHGPTAHPDITEKDLRRAALASTLGSALEYYDFALYSLASALIFSQLFFTDADPATGRILAFATYFIGFAVRPIGGLFFGSLGDRIGRKQVLLLTVLLMGGASTLIGLLPTYQQVGLWAPALLILLRIAQGFGAGAEQAGAATLMTEYAPRRRRGFFASLPFMGIQIGTVIAALVFFGLLIPDETVLHGWLWRVPFLASAVLIAVAVWIRSTLKESPSFAKLEAREQIEEQPLRALLRTSRPSVLRGIGLRMAENGGSSIYQALAVSYVVTVALANVENPGPVGALSLVCAAIVGAVTVPVAGRLTDRYGRIPVYRGFAVLQLVLVFPTWWVMSTGNVPATIAAISVALGIGAWGMFGAQGALMPELFGASHRYTGVSVARETSAVIAGGIAPLVGSLLLSWFANSWVPIAIYLAVLTVVTIATTFVTPETRGRDLDAEEDALDEVRAGRSTALPSSDHNLHPRAATRPGTEQPLAAQP; this is encoded by the coding sequence CCCACCCGGACATCACCGAGAAGGACCTGCGCCGCGCCGCGCTCGCCAGCACGTTGGGATCGGCGCTCGAGTACTACGACTTCGCGCTCTACTCGCTCGCGTCCGCGCTGATCTTCAGCCAGCTGTTCTTCACGGACGCCGACCCGGCGACGGGCCGCATCCTCGCGTTCGCGACGTACTTCATCGGGTTCGCGGTGCGGCCGATCGGCGGCCTGTTCTTCGGGTCGCTCGGGGACCGCATCGGCCGCAAGCAGGTGCTGCTCCTCACCGTCCTGCTCATGGGGGGCGCGAGCACCCTCATCGGCCTGCTGCCCACCTACCAGCAGGTCGGCCTCTGGGCGCCCGCGCTGCTCATCCTCCTGCGGATCGCGCAGGGCTTCGGTGCCGGTGCGGAGCAGGCCGGCGCGGCCACGCTCATGACCGAGTACGCACCCCGCCGTCGTCGCGGGTTCTTCGCGTCGCTGCCGTTCATGGGCATCCAGATCGGCACGGTCATCGCCGCGCTGGTCTTCTTCGGCCTGCTGATCCCGGACGAGACCGTCCTGCACGGCTGGCTGTGGCGCGTGCCGTTCCTCGCCTCCGCGGTGCTCATCGCGGTGGCCGTGTGGATCCGGTCGACCCTGAAGGAGTCGCCGTCGTTCGCCAAGCTTGAGGCGCGCGAGCAGATCGAGGAGCAGCCGCTGCGCGCCCTGCTGCGCACGTCGCGTCCCTCGGTGCTGCGCGGCATCGGCCTGCGCATGGCCGAGAACGGCGGGTCGTCGATCTACCAGGCGCTGGCCGTGTCGTACGTCGTGACCGTCGCGCTGGCGAACGTCGAGAACCCCGGCCCGGTCGGGGCGCTGTCGCTGGTGTGCGCCGCGATCGTCGGCGCCGTCACCGTGCCCGTCGCCGGCCGGCTGACCGACCGGTACGGCCGCATCCCGGTGTACCGCGGCTTCGCGGTCCTCCAGCTCGTGCTCGTCTTCCCGACGTGGTGGGTCATGTCGACCGGCAACGTGCCCGCCACCATCGCGGCCATCTCGGTGGCCCTCGGCATCGGCGCCTGGGGCATGTTCGGTGCACAGGGCGCGCTCATGCCCGAGCTGTTCGGCGCCTCGCACCGCTACACCGGCGTGTCCGTGGCACGCGAGACGTCCGCGGTGATCGCCGGCGGCATCGCACCGCTCGTCGGCTCGCTGCTGCTGTCGTGGTTCGCGAACAGCTGGGTGCCGATCGCGATCTACCTCGCGGTCCTCACGGTCGTCACCATCGCCACGACGTTCGTCACGCCCGAGACCCGTGGCCGCGACCTGGACGCCGAGGAGGACGCGCTCGACGAGGTCCGCGCCGGCCGCAGCACCGCGCTGCCGTCGTCGGACCACAACCTGCACCCCCGGGCGGCCACCCGTCCGGGCACCGAGCAGCCGCTCGCGGCGCAGCCGTGA
- a CDS encoding IclR family transcriptional regulator, with the protein MEVTTRSEPPRDMVGKALHLLTVLGEHSDGAPLSQLARQTGYPLSTTHRLLASLARDGFVEADEESRRYRLGLRVYQLGARVSAAHGFGGVALPVLEKLSEVTTEASLLSVRDGQHQLYVHHVEARHQIGVKGEAGSLGPLHCTGIGKVLVAFADPRTRDELVAGLPLDRYTERTITDRDQFAAEIARVRTKGFAIADQEHEEGIRAIAVPVIGSDGHVLAGVAIACPAYRVGAKALGEFLRPLSAAAERLAVLLPQR; encoded by the coding sequence ATGGAGGTCACGACGAGGTCCGAGCCGCCGCGCGACATGGTCGGCAAGGCGCTGCACCTGCTGACGGTGCTCGGCGAGCACTCCGACGGCGCGCCGCTGTCGCAGCTCGCGCGGCAGACCGGCTACCCCCTGTCGACCACGCACCGCCTGCTGGCGTCGCTCGCCCGCGACGGCTTCGTCGAGGCCGACGAGGAGTCGCGCCGCTACCGCCTGGGGCTGCGCGTCTACCAGCTCGGCGCCCGGGTGTCGGCGGCGCACGGCTTCGGCGGCGTCGCGCTGCCCGTCCTGGAGAAGCTGTCCGAGGTGACCACCGAGGCGAGCCTGCTGTCCGTGCGCGACGGGCAGCACCAGCTGTACGTCCACCACGTCGAGGCCCGCCACCAGATCGGCGTCAAGGGCGAGGCCGGCAGCCTCGGCCCGCTGCACTGCACGGGCATCGGCAAGGTGCTCGTCGCGTTCGCCGACCCGCGCACCCGTGACGAGCTCGTCGCGGGCCTGCCGCTCGACCGCTACACCGAGCGCACCATCACCGACCGCGACCAGTTCGCCGCCGAGATCGCCCGTGTGCGCACCAAGGGCTTCGCCATCGCCGACCAGGAGCACGAGGAGGGCATCCGAGCGATCGCCGTGCCCGTGATCGGCTCCGACGGCCACGTGCTCGCCGGCGTCGCCATCGCGTGCCCCGCCTACCGCGTGGGTGCCAAGGCCCTCGGCGAGTTCCTGCGCCCGCTGTCCGCGGCCGCCGAGCGTCTCGCCGTCCTGCTGCCCCAGCGCTGA
- a CDS encoding fumarylacetoacetate hydrolase family protein — protein MRLVRFSTSRAAGVRHGVLDGARVVPVAGLTDPAPTGAAVPLTDVRLHAPVQPRTVVGMAHNTGPGDRRLPPGAFYKPASSVIGPGDVVELPDVGRVDAEAEIALVVGRRSRDLGPDDVRGAVLGWTCADDVTARDLQAHDDSWVRAKGYDTFTPLGPWIETDPAFDPDDAVVALDGIAAGTHGLARTATEVLVWLTSFVTLDVGDVVLLGAPGPSRPLADGDTARVRVAGLGELVNPVRARVPAVAR, from the coding sequence ATGAGGCTCGTCCGGTTCTCCACCTCCCGCGCCGCGGGCGTCCGGCACGGCGTGCTCGACGGCGCGCGGGTCGTCCCCGTCGCCGGCCTCACCGACCCCGCCCCCACCGGCGCGGCCGTCCCGCTGACCGACGTCCGCCTGCACGCACCCGTGCAGCCCCGCACGGTCGTCGGCATGGCCCACAACACCGGCCCGGGCGACCGGCGGCTGCCGCCCGGCGCGTTCTACAAGCCCGCGTCGAGCGTCATCGGACCCGGCGACGTCGTCGAGCTCCCCGACGTCGGCCGCGTCGACGCCGAGGCGGAGATCGCGCTCGTCGTCGGCCGCCGCAGCCGCGACCTAGGCCCCGACGACGTCCGGGGCGCCGTGCTCGGGTGGACGTGCGCCGACGACGTCACGGCCCGCGACCTGCAGGCCCACGACGACTCGTGGGTCCGGGCCAAGGGGTACGACACCTTCACGCCGCTCGGCCCGTGGATCGAGACGGACCCCGCCTTCGACCCGGACGATGCCGTCGTCGCGCTCGACGGCATCGCCGCCGGCACCCACGGCCTCGCGCGGACGGCCACCGAGGTGCTGGTGTGGCTCACGTCGTTCGTCACGCTGGACGTCGGCGACGTCGTCCTGCTCGGAGCGCCCGGCCCCAGCCGTCCCCTCGCCGACGGCGACACCGCCCGTGTGCGTGTCGCCGGGCTGGGCGAGCTCGTCAACCCCGTGCGTGCGCGCGTCCCGGCGGTGGCCCGGTGA
- a CDS encoding sugar kinase — protein MSAVEAVTFGEVMGMLVADEPGDLADVTVFRRALAGAEYNVAVGLARLGHRVAWLGRVGDDPVGRHALTQMAAHGVVTDGVQTDPLERTGLQLKSRADGGDPQVEYFRRHSAGTRLTATPATDALLSGARHLHATGIPLALGGSIGDFAHHAIDVARSAGARISVDPNLRPALWPSTEVMMREVNRLVERADWVLPGLSEGRLLTGADDPAGIARYYLVRGARLVVVKDGARGAHLFAADGRTTRVRPLPVHCLDTVGAGDGFAAGLVSAALDAWTGDAADVPDLDALGLRAAATGALATTVRGDQEGLPTRAALDTFLTAAAAAVPAPDGRTT, from the coding sequence GTGAGCGCCGTCGAGGCCGTGACCTTCGGTGAGGTCATGGGCATGCTCGTCGCCGACGAGCCTGGCGACCTCGCGGACGTCACCGTGTTCCGGCGTGCGCTCGCCGGCGCCGAGTACAACGTGGCCGTCGGGCTCGCGCGGCTCGGGCACCGCGTCGCGTGGCTGGGGCGCGTCGGTGACGACCCCGTCGGCCGGCACGCGCTCACCCAGATGGCCGCTCACGGCGTCGTCACCGACGGCGTGCAGACCGACCCGCTGGAGCGCACGGGCCTGCAGCTCAAGTCGCGCGCCGACGGCGGCGACCCGCAGGTCGAGTACTTCCGGCGGCACTCCGCGGGCACGCGTCTGACCGCCACCCCGGCGACCGACGCGCTCCTGTCCGGCGCCCGGCACCTGCACGCCACGGGCATCCCGCTCGCGCTCGGCGGCTCGATCGGGGACTTCGCGCACCACGCGATCGACGTCGCCCGCAGCGCCGGCGCGCGCATCAGCGTCGACCCGAACCTGCGCCCGGCGCTGTGGCCGTCGACCGAGGTCATGATGCGGGAGGTCAACCGGCTCGTCGAGCGCGCCGACTGGGTGCTGCCCGGTCTGTCCGAGGGGCGTCTGCTCACCGGTGCGGACGATCCCGCCGGCATCGCGCGGTACTACCTCGTGCGCGGCGCCCGGCTCGTCGTCGTCAAGGACGGCGCCCGTGGTGCGCACCTGTTCGCCGCTGACGGCCGCACCACCCGGGTCCGCCCGCTGCCCGTGCACTGCCTCGACACGGTCGGTGCCGGCGACGGGTTCGCCGCCGGCCTGGTCTCCGCGGCGCTCGACGCGTGGACCGGCGACGCGGCCGACGTGCCCGACCTCGACGCGCTCGGGCTGCGCGCCGCCGCGACCGGGGCGCTCGCGACCACGGTGCGCGGTGACCAGGAGGGCCTGCCGACCCGGGCGGCCCTCGACACCTTCCTCACCGCGGCCGCCGCTGCGGTGCCTGCTCCCGACGGACGGACGACGTGA
- a CDS encoding orotidine 5'-phosphate decarboxylase / HUMPS family protein — translation MQLQVALDRIPLDRAVALAAAVAPWVDGIEVGTSLVKRYGVEAVRAVVAAVADVGGESVGPHEGAGAGRTWVHADLKTVDDAATEVGLALDAGARSVSVLGLASDATLDTAVRTAAARGGEVVVDLMLTSDARRAALAARLDPAVRLGAHVGKDDQAAGASVLDMLGTWAAGRALAVAGGLGVGDVPALRDVPGLRLVVGSAVTGAADPVAVVRALDTARVGVPVG, via the coding sequence ATGCAGCTGCAGGTGGCCCTCGACCGGATCCCCCTCGACCGGGCGGTCGCGCTGGCCGCGGCCGTCGCACCGTGGGTCGACGGCATCGAGGTCGGCACGTCGCTCGTCAAGCGGTACGGCGTCGAAGCCGTGCGAGCGGTCGTCGCCGCCGTCGCGGACGTCGGCGGCGAGTCCGTCGGCCCGCACGAAGGCGCAGGTGCCGGGCGGACGTGGGTGCACGCCGACCTCAAGACCGTCGACGACGCCGCAACCGAGGTCGGCCTCGCGCTCGACGCCGGTGCGCGGTCCGTCTCCGTCCTGGGCCTGGCGTCCGACGCGACCCTCGACACCGCCGTGCGCACCGCGGCCGCACGCGGCGGTGAGGTCGTCGTCGACCTCATGCTCACGTCGGACGCCCGCCGTGCCGCGCTCGCCGCGCGGCTCGACCCGGCGGTGCGCCTGGGCGCGCACGTCGGCAAGGACGACCAGGCCGCGGGGGCGAGCGTGCTCGACATGCTCGGCACGTGGGCGGCGGGCCGAGCGCTCGCGGTCGCCGGCGGCCTGGGCGTCGGCGACGTCCCCGCCCTGCGCGACGTGCCGGGTCTGCGGCTCGTCGTCGGGTCCGCCGTCACCGGCGCTGCCGACCCCGTGGCCGTCGTCCGCGCGCTCGACACGGCGCGCGTGGGTGTGCCCGTCGGGTGA
- the hxlB gene encoding 6-phospho-3-hexuloisomerase, translating into MTDTLTAAPTDTAGRLAAVTDEIVSVLARTDTAGIDAVTAALLGAGRVFVTGDGRSGFMARAFAMRLMHLGLRVHVVGETTTPAVASGDTVVAVSGSGTTAVTVRVAEQAVQVGARVLAVTTAPTSPLGAVADAVLVVPAATRFRRAGEAPTIQPLSSLFDQTTHVLLDVVCLGLADAREVDHAAAAARHARTE; encoded by the coding sequence ATGACCGACACCCTCACCGCCGCACCTACCGACACCGCAGGCCGGCTCGCTGCCGTCACCGACGAGATCGTCTCCGTCCTGGCACGCACGGACACCGCAGGGATCGACGCCGTCACGGCCGCCCTGCTCGGCGCCGGCCGCGTCTTCGTCACCGGCGATGGCCGCAGCGGGTTCATGGCCCGCGCGTTCGCGATGCGGCTCATGCACCTGGGCCTGCGCGTGCACGTCGTGGGAGAGACGACGACGCCCGCCGTCGCCTCGGGGGACACGGTCGTCGCGGTGTCCGGCTCCGGCACGACGGCCGTGACCGTGCGGGTCGCGGAGCAGGCCGTGCAGGTCGGTGCCCGGGTCCTCGCGGTCACGACCGCCCCGACGTCACCGCTCGGTGCCGTGGCGGACGCGGTGCTCGTCGTGCCCGCCGCCACCCGGTTCCGCCGCGCGGGCGAGGCGCCGACGATCCAGCCGCTGTCGAGCCTGTTCGACCAGACCACGCACGTGCTGCTCGACGTCGTGTGCCTGGGCCTGGCCGATGCGCGCGAGGTGGACCACGCCGCCGCTGCCGCGCGCCACGCCCGCACGGAGTGA
- a CDS encoding alpha/beta fold hydrolase: MTGFRVREHHVEVPVDRADPQRFGTLEVFAREIVDPERDGDDLPLLLFLQGGPGGMGPRPVPGGGWWATALRTHRVVLLDQRGTGRSSRVDGDDVAAFDDARTAADYLACFRADAIVEDAEHLRRTVYGGRRWTTLGQSYGGFVTLTYLSRHPEALDACWVTGGLPPVGATAEDVYAATYPRQAARNRALARAFPDDVGLLGRLADRVAAGDVVLPTGETLSVERLQTLGMSFGMSAGTDDLHWLLDTALDRRGEPAPGFLAQVASRTGFATNPLYLVLQEVIYHCGHREPGWAAAAEHARHPRFAADARPLQLTGEAVYPWMYQQVAALRPFAAVAEELASRTEWPELYDVDRLAANEVPVAAVQYYDDPYVDLDLALRTADGLGNAQVWITNEYLHDGLRVAGDTILPRLADLTSGRWTVTTR; this comes from the coding sequence ATGACCGGGTTCCGGGTGCGCGAGCACCACGTCGAGGTGCCGGTGGACCGGGCGGACCCGCAGCGGTTCGGCACGCTCGAGGTCTTCGCCCGGGAGATCGTCGACCCCGAGCGCGACGGGGACGACCTGCCGCTCCTGCTGTTCCTGCAGGGCGGGCCCGGCGGCATGGGACCGCGGCCGGTGCCCGGGGGTGGCTGGTGGGCGACCGCGCTGCGCACGCACCGCGTGGTGCTGCTCGACCAGCGTGGGACGGGTCGCTCGTCGCGCGTCGACGGCGACGACGTCGCGGCGTTCGACGACGCCCGCACGGCCGCCGACTACCTGGCGTGCTTCCGCGCCGACGCGATCGTCGAGGACGCCGAGCACCTGCGCCGGACCGTGTACGGCGGTCGACGGTGGACGACCCTCGGCCAGTCGTACGGCGGGTTCGTCACCCTGACGTACTTGTCGCGGCACCCCGAGGCGCTCGACGCCTGCTGGGTCACCGGCGGTCTGCCGCCCGTGGGGGCGACCGCCGAGGACGTCTACGCCGCGACCTACCCGCGGCAGGCGGCGCGCAACCGCGCGCTGGCCCGCGCGTTCCCCGACGACGTCGGCCTGCTGGGCCGCCTGGCCGACCGCGTCGCCGCCGGCGACGTCGTGCTGCCCACGGGGGAGACGCTGAGCGTCGAGCGGCTGCAGACCCTGGGGATGTCGTTCGGCATGAGCGCCGGTACCGACGACCTGCACTGGCTGCTCGACACCGCGCTGGACCGCCGCGGCGAGCCGGCGCCCGGGTTCCTCGCGCAGGTCGCGTCGCGCACCGGGTTCGCGACCAACCCGCTGTACCTGGTGCTGCAGGAGGTCATCTACCACTGCGGGCACCGCGAGCCCGGGTGGGCGGCGGCGGCCGAGCACGCGCGGCACCCGCGGTTCGCGGCCGACGCCCGCCCCCTGCAGCTGACGGGCGAGGCCGTGTACCCGTGGATGTACCAGCAGGTCGCGGCGCTGCGACCGTTCGCCGCCGTCGCCGAGGAGCTCGCGTCGCGCACCGAGTGGCCCGAGCTGTACGACGTCGACCGGCTCGCCGCCAACGAGGTGCCCGTCGCGGCGGTGCAGTACTACGACGACCCGTACGTCGACCTGGACCTGGCGCTGCGCACCGCGGACGGTCTGGGCAACGCGCAGGTGTGGATCACCAACGAGTACCTGCACGACGGCCTGCGCGTCGCGGGCGACACGATCCTGCCGCGGCTGGCGGACCTGACGTCGGGGCGGTGGACGGTCACCACCCGCTGA
- a CDS encoding OmpA family protein, whose protein sequence is MPAPRRHRHVRVTTAAALAAALTVLAACTGGTPAPAPEGAATPTVAPGPQPDDVVATAAIPSNGFDVEVEVYPLVRHEEYVVLTVDFTAVAPAVPEDDAVTLFGFGGAAFTAEIMSGPVNLRLLDLERDVVHHVARDDRGRPVVSDNEWDVIRTSDGTRLQTAYAAPPPEVTSLSVLLPGAPLLAEVPVIEGDLPSPVRPEVLEKERATSTAVPEPDGLEWDTIVGAPTFPLESASVELDGAVQTVESVEKVEVTLGSDVLFEFDQATLTPAASEAITLVAQRIAEREPGTVAVVGHTDDQGDDAYNQDLSQRRAQTVADTLAGSIGTSYPLQVEGRGEAEPFVANDTEDNRARNRRVTVTLASTVVTRTDLTATGELPPFGEEGVAGAAGAGLRLGTDRSRWDLDATARHVHGHLVVDLEVAAPDDQGESVFGALSNVLSSHRGDDTVVPMQNSGRVTVLDGALRLYPLDYRTADRENFPGGEWWTVADLQGTFTMAGGQRRTFSFVYPRLETTEVTIQAGDGTFNSADFRMTGVPVLSDEAG, encoded by the coding sequence GTGCCCGCTCCCCGGCGCCACCGCCACGTCCGCGTGACGACCGCGGCTGCGCTGGCCGCCGCCCTCACGGTCCTCGCGGCCTGCACCGGCGGTACTCCCGCACCCGCCCCTGAGGGCGCCGCCACGCCGACCGTCGCGCCCGGCCCGCAGCCCGACGACGTGGTCGCGACCGCGGCGATCCCCAGCAACGGGTTCGACGTCGAGGTCGAGGTCTACCCGCTGGTCCGCCACGAGGAGTACGTCGTGCTCACCGTCGACTTCACCGCGGTCGCGCCCGCCGTCCCCGAGGACGACGCCGTGACCCTGTTCGGCTTCGGCGGCGCGGCGTTCACTGCCGAGATCATGTCCGGGCCCGTCAACCTCCGTCTGCTGGACCTCGAACGCGACGTCGTCCACCACGTCGCACGCGACGACAGGGGGCGCCCGGTCGTCAGCGACAACGAGTGGGATGTCATCCGCACGTCGGACGGCACCCGGCTGCAGACGGCGTACGCCGCACCGCCGCCGGAGGTGACCAGCCTGTCCGTTCTCCTGCCCGGCGCGCCCCTCCTCGCTGAGGTGCCGGTGATCGAGGGCGACCTGCCGTCCCCCGTCCGGCCCGAGGTCCTGGAGAAGGAACGCGCGACGTCGACCGCCGTGCCGGAGCCGGACGGGCTGGAGTGGGACACGATCGTGGGCGCGCCGACGTTCCCCCTGGAGTCGGCGAGCGTCGAGCTCGACGGCGCTGTGCAGACCGTCGAGTCCGTCGAGAAGGTCGAGGTGACGCTCGGGTCGGACGTGCTCTTCGAGTTCGACCAGGCGACCCTCACCCCTGCCGCGAGTGAGGCGATCACGCTCGTGGCGCAGCGCATCGCCGAGCGTGAGCCCGGCACGGTCGCGGTCGTCGGGCACACGGACGACCAGGGTGACGACGCGTACAACCAGGACCTCTCCCAGCGCCGCGCGCAGACGGTCGCCGACACGCTCGCGGGGAGCATCGGCACGTCGTACCCGCTGCAGGTCGAGGGGCGGGGCGAGGCCGAGCCGTTCGTCGCCAACGACACGGAGGACAACCGCGCGCGGAACCGACGCGTCACCGTCACCCTGGCGTCGACGGTAGTGACGCGCACCGACCTGACGGCCACGGGCGAGCTGCCGCCGTTCGGCGAGGAGGGTGTCGCCGGGGCGGCGGGCGCGGGTCTGCGGCTCGGGACCGACAGGTCCCGCTGGGACCTCGACGCCACCGCGCGCCACGTGCACGGGCACCTCGTCGTCGACCTCGAGGTCGCCGCCCCCGATGACCAGGGCGAGTCGGTGTTCGGCGCGTTGAGCAACGTGCTGTCCTCGCACCGCGGCGACGACACGGTCGTGCCCATGCAGAACTCCGGTCGGGTCACCGTGCTCGACGGCGCCCTGCGGCTCTACCCGCTGGACTACCGCACCGCCGACCGGGAGAACTTCCCCGGCGGCGAGTGGTGGACCGTCGCGGACCTCCAGGGCACGTTCACCATGGCCGGCGGTCAGCGACGCACGTTCAGCTTCGTGTACCCGCGCCTGGAGACGACCGAGGTGACGATCCAGGCAGGGGACGGGACGTTCAACAGCGCGGACTTCCGGATGACGGGAGTGCCGGTGCTCTCCGACGAGGCCGGCTGA
- the nrdI gene encoding class Ib ribonucleoside-diphosphate reductase assembly flavoprotein NrdI, with product MRRTPVYYYSSSSGLVRTFAERLDRPVRNLAEREHRRSEVDGPWVLLTPSYKTGNDANDTIPEAVRRFLASPHNRRLLVGVMGSGNRNFGQYYQKAAREIAQRSGRPVLFEFELAGTPWDVEECERILRDLDAALAERHAGGQPAA from the coding sequence ATGCGCCGCACGCCCGTCTACTACTACTCGTCCTCGAGCGGGCTGGTCCGCACCTTCGCCGAGCGGCTCGACCGCCCGGTGCGCAACCTCGCCGAGCGCGAGCACCGGCGCAGCGAGGTCGACGGGCCGTGGGTGCTGCTGACCCCGTCGTACAAGACGGGCAACGACGCGAACGACACGATCCCCGAGGCGGTGCGACGGTTCCTGGCCTCACCCCACAACCGGCGGCTGCTCGTCGGCGTCATGGGGTCGGGCAACCGGAACTTCGGGCAGTACTACCAGAAGGCGGCCCGGGAGATCGCGCAGCGGTCCGGCCGGCCCGTGCTGTTCGAGTTCGAGCTCGCGGGCACGCCCTGGGACGTCGAGGAGTGCGAGCGGATCCTGCGGGACCTCGACGCGGCCCTGGCCGAGCGGCACGCGGGCGGGCAGCCGGCGGCCTGA
- a CDS encoding OmpA family protein: MPAARRLRPVRAALAVALGLALVACTGGDPAPGPGTPTPTVDPGPQPDDVVATAVIPEGGVDLELRVHPLVRAGEHVVLTLDVVPLEELDEDVRIGGFDVTSFVAEGKAPVNVRLFDLAADVVHHVGADADGEPVVAPERWHRIRAAHGTRLQMPFAAPADDVAALSLLVPGAPLFAEVPIIEGEVPPAAHPDDVAAAADAAATAAALASASPSATPDVEEVEPPEELDLDAVVSAPTFPLESTSAELHGAVRTIESTERVEVTLGSDVLFAFDSADLTPESAQAVALVAQRLAEREKGTVEVVGHTDDQADDAYNRDLSRRRAQAVADALAAQAGGAGHRMRVDGRGESEPVADNTSDEGRALNRRVTVSLTSKVVTRTDVTTEGELPAFGAHVGAAGTPLRVETVARTWEVDATARRVHGHVVVDLTVHAADDKDGLGWAVGFLRGFSSHRPGGTVTPHGITARGTVLQGASRLFPLDYRVGENELWPDGEWFTASDLDASSWIDGGQTRTFSFVYPRLDVDTVVFQAGTGVAFDTDFRLVDIPVAPEVAAPRAPGASTSSAPPDDATP; the protein is encoded by the coding sequence GTGCCCGCTGCCCGACGCCTCCGCCCGGTGCGCGCCGCCCTCGCTGTCGCGCTGGGTCTCGCGCTCGTCGCCTGCACAGGCGGTGACCCGGCCCCCGGTCCCGGCACCCCGACGCCGACCGTCGACCCGGGCCCGCAGCCGGACGACGTCGTCGCGACGGCCGTGATCCCCGAGGGCGGCGTGGACCTCGAGCTGCGCGTGCACCCGCTCGTGCGCGCCGGTGAGCACGTGGTCCTGACGCTCGACGTCGTCCCGCTCGAGGAGCTCGACGAGGACGTCCGCATCGGCGGCTTCGACGTGACGTCCTTCGTCGCGGAGGGGAAGGCGCCGGTCAACGTCCGTCTCTTCGACCTCGCCGCCGACGTGGTCCACCACGTCGGCGCCGACGCCGACGGGGAGCCCGTCGTCGCACCCGAGCGCTGGCACCGGATCAGGGCGGCGCACGGCACCCGTCTCCAGATGCCGTTCGCCGCACCGGCGGACGACGTCGCGGCGCTGTCCCTGCTGGTGCCCGGCGCCCCGCTGTTCGCCGAGGTGCCGATCATCGAGGGCGAGGTCCCCCCGGCCGCGCACCCGGACGACGTGGCCGCGGCCGCAGACGCCGCCGCGACGGCGGCCGCCCTGGCCTCCGCGAGCCCGTCGGCCACCCCCGACGTCGAGGAGGTCGAGCCGCCCGAGGAGCTCGACCTGGACGCCGTCGTCAGCGCGCCGACGTTCCCGCTGGAGTCGACGAGCGCCGAGCTCCACGGTGCCGTGCGCACCATCGAGTCCACCGAGCGGGTCGAGGTCACGCTCGGGTCCGACGTGCTGTTCGCGTTCGACTCGGCCGACCTGACGCCGGAGTCCGCGCAGGCCGTCGCGCTGGTCGCGCAGCGGCTCGCCGAGCGTGAGAAGGGCACGGTCGAGGTCGTCGGCCACACCGACGACCAGGCGGACGACGCGTACAACCGCGACCTGTCGCGGCGACGCGCGCAGGCGGTCGCGGACGCGCTCGCTGCCCAGGCCGGCGGTGCCGGGCACCGCATGCGGGTCGACGGCCGCGGGGAGTCCGAGCCGGTCGCGGACAACACGTCGGACGAGGGGCGCGCGCTCAACCGGCGCGTGACCGTGTCGCTCACGTCGAAGGTCGTCACGCGCACCGACGTCACGACGGAGGGTGAGCTCCCGGCGTTCGGGGCGCACGTCGGAGCCGCGGGGACGCCGCTGCGCGTGGAGACGGTGGCCCGCACGTGGGAGGTCGATGCGACGGCCCGCCGCGTGCACGGCCATGTGGTGGTCGACCTGACCGTGCACGCCGCGGACGACAAGGACGGGCTGGGCTGGGCGGTGGGCTTCCTGCGGGGGTTCTCCTCCCACCGCCCCGGCGGCACCGTCACGCCGCACGGCATCACCGCCCGCGGCACGGTTCTGCAGGGCGCGTCCCGGCTGTTCCCGCTGGACTACCGCGTCGGGGAGAACGAGTTGTGGCCCGACGGCGAGTGGTTCACCGCGTCGGACCTGGACGCCAGCTCGTGGATCGACGGCGGCCAGACCCGGACGTTCTCGTTCGTGTACCCGCGTCTCGACGTCGACACCGTCGTGTTCCAGGCCGGGACGGGCGTCGCGTTCGACACCGACTTCCGCCTCGTCGACATCCCGGTCGCACCCGAGGTCGCCGCGCCCCGGGCCCCGGGCGCGTCCACCTCGAGCGCACCCCCGGACGACGCGACCCCCTGA